The following are encoded together in the Salinibacter grassmerensis genome:
- a CDS encoding sensor histidine kinase, whose translation MDAYRWSVQLKLGLIVFAVGIALASLWYTQRLVDRLQEREQAVIQLWADGLEQVVQTQQASNPHREEFRRLDSLLQSLKARPAGDTLSAEQVAALQEAVDWARAMPPTREFNFILNEILQPDQFEVPAIITDSTRRRPLSWQNVGVPDTTAALPVDGSPGVQKQLRDKLDDMRSAFEPIPVRIDVSGTPGEETGTSSDRLTQYVFYDESALITELRVFPWVQLVFVGLFVMVGYFGFSYIRRSEQSSLWMGMAREAAHQLGTPLSSLMGWIQMLRTPNLSEDKRERALTEIENDVERLQRVADRFSDIGSQPKLERCDLVPIIEQTASYLRRRIPQQGQSIALTVDLPGRVRAEANEELFAWVLENLLKNALDAIEDAEGRIAVTAWEEEGQVFIEVEDTGRGIEGQQWNNIFRPGYSTKKRGWGLGLSLARRVIESYHGGRLELVSSTVGEGSTFRIEIPAAGAG comes from the coding sequence ATGGACGCCTATCGGTGGTCGGTCCAACTCAAGCTCGGCCTCATCGTCTTTGCCGTGGGGATTGCCCTGGCGTCGCTCTGGTACACCCAGCGGCTCGTCGATCGGTTGCAGGAGCGTGAGCAGGCGGTCATCCAGCTCTGGGCCGATGGGCTGGAGCAGGTCGTGCAGACCCAGCAGGCGTCGAATCCGCATCGGGAAGAGTTCCGCCGGCTCGACTCGCTTCTGCAGTCCCTGAAGGCCCGTCCCGCCGGCGACACCCTCTCCGCTGAACAGGTGGCCGCCCTGCAGGAGGCGGTCGACTGGGCCCGGGCCATGCCGCCCACGCGGGAGTTCAACTTCATCCTGAACGAAATCCTGCAGCCGGACCAGTTCGAGGTGCCGGCCATCATCACCGACTCGACGCGTCGACGGCCGCTGAGCTGGCAGAATGTAGGGGTGCCAGACACCACCGCGGCGCTTCCCGTGGACGGGTCCCCAGGGGTACAGAAACAGCTGCGAGATAAACTGGACGACATGCGGTCGGCCTTCGAGCCGATCCCGGTTCGGATCGATGTGTCCGGCACTCCAGGGGAGGAGACAGGCACCTCTTCGGATCGGCTCACCCAGTACGTGTTCTACGACGAGTCGGCCCTCATCACGGAGCTACGTGTGTTTCCGTGGGTGCAGCTGGTGTTCGTCGGGTTGTTCGTGATGGTGGGCTACTTTGGCTTCTCCTACATCCGCCGCAGCGAGCAGAGCAGCCTCTGGATGGGGATGGCCCGGGAGGCGGCCCACCAGCTCGGGACGCCCCTGTCTAGCCTCATGGGGTGGATTCAGATGCTGCGCACGCCCAACCTGTCGGAGGACAAGCGTGAGCGGGCCCTGACGGAGATCGAAAACGACGTGGAGCGGCTCCAGCGGGTTGCGGATCGGTTCTCGGACATCGGTTCGCAGCCGAAGCTGGAACGCTGTGACTTGGTGCCAATCATCGAGCAGACGGCGAGCTACCTCCGCCGGCGCATTCCTCAACAGGGCCAGTCCATCGCGCTAACCGTGGACCTGCCCGGGCGGGTGCGGGCCGAGGCCAACGAGGAGCTGTTCGCGTGGGTGCTCGAGAACCTCCTCAAGAATGCCCTCGACGCGATTGAGGACGCGGAGGGCCGCATCGCGGTGACGGCGTGGGAGGAAGAGGGACAGGTCTTTATCGAGGTCGAAGATACGGGGCGTGGGATCGAGGGACAGCAGTGGAATAACATTTTCCGACCGGGGTACAGCACCAAGAAGCGCGGCTGGGGACTGGGCCTGAGCCTCGCCCGCCGCGTGATCGAAAGCTACCACGGCGGACGCCTTGAACTCGTGTCGTCGACGGTCGGAGAGGGATCGACCTTCCGCATCGAGATTCCGGCGGCGGGTGCAGGGTAG
- a CDS encoding SAM hydrolase/SAM-dependent halogenase family protein, translated as MSAPAPLSPPIVTLTTDFGTEDAYVPSMKGTMLSICSDARLVDVTHEISPQDVMEAAFVLQSARPYFPDGAVHLVVVDPGVGTERRAVALRAEGQWFVGPDNGVFPLVLDQASPDAIVELDDPTFWRDESPSTTFHGRDIFAPAAAHLADGRSVDALGTSIDTLEPLRWARPSTGAQTVQGWVVHVDHFGNCITNIRRPAMAEAAGLEERNPPLDAFPPLKTYAGNTTLQALHPTYGAVPEGDPLLLFGSTGYLEIAANGGNGAELLDIRKGDSIKIVFQGPSE; from the coding sequence ATGTCCGCCCCCGCCCCCCTCTCGCCCCCCATCGTCACCCTCACAACGGACTTCGGCACGGAAGATGCGTATGTGCCGTCGATGAAGGGGACGATGCTCTCCATCTGCTCGGACGCACGACTCGTGGACGTGACCCACGAGATCAGCCCACAGGACGTCATGGAGGCGGCCTTCGTGCTGCAGTCGGCCCGCCCCTACTTTCCCGACGGCGCCGTGCACCTGGTGGTGGTGGATCCAGGGGTGGGCACGGAGCGACGCGCCGTGGCCCTCCGCGCCGAGGGGCAGTGGTTTGTGGGCCCCGACAACGGCGTCTTTCCACTCGTGCTGGATCAGGCGTCGCCAGACGCCATCGTAGAGCTCGACGATCCGACCTTTTGGCGGGACGAATCGCCAAGCACGACGTTTCACGGCCGCGATATTTTCGCTCCCGCCGCGGCCCACCTCGCCGACGGCCGGTCCGTGGACGCCCTCGGGACGTCGATCGACACGCTCGAACCGCTCCGCTGGGCCCGTCCGTCGACCGGTGCCCAAACGGTGCAGGGCTGGGTGGTGCATGTGGACCACTTCGGCAACTGCATCACGAACATCCGGCGCCCGGCGATGGCCGAGGCCGCCGGCCTAGAGGAGCGAAATCCACCGCTCGACGCCTTTCCGCCCCTCAAAACCTATGCGGGCAACACGACCCTGCAGGCCCTCCACCCGACGTACGGGGCCGTGCCAGAGGGCGACCCGCTCTTGCTTTTTGGAAGCACGGGCTACCTGGAGATCGCGGCCAATGGGGGGAACGGCGCCGAACTACTGGACATACGAAAGGGCGATTCCATAAAAATTGTCTTCCAGGGGCCGTCTGAATAG